A window of the Hevea brasiliensis isolate MT/VB/25A 57/8 chromosome 6, ASM3005281v1, whole genome shotgun sequence genome harbors these coding sequences:
- the LOC131180825 gene encoding uncharacterized protein LOC131180825, which produces MEKLTDLIHLFVTVFLAGLATFTVFPAITDVTMVALCPGQDECSLAIYLSGFQQAIIGVGSVVITPLIGNLSDQYGRKAMLTIPLTISIIPLAILAYSRETNFFYAYFVLRTLTAMVTDGGLNCLALAYVADNISESRRAAAFGILSGIFLASFVCGTLAARLLSTSLSFQVAAFVSMLAAVYMRIFLKDKALDGENLTRPFLKSGSDDAHQVDGDLPKKPPVFKKILTVGDIISLLKCSATFSQAAVVTFFHSLAEGGMQASSMYYWKARFHFNKNQYADLLLLAGVAGVVSQLIIMPLLTPFISEEKLLSIGLFMGFINMFLYSISWSIWVPYAATALAVFIVFVLPSLRTITSKQVGPNEQGKAQGCISSISSCANIISPLIFSPLTALFLSEDAPFKFPGFSMLCIGFALMIAFIQSVMIKAASPIPVHNNNNDVMEA; this is translated from the exons ATGGAGAAGCTTACAGATTTGATCCACCTCTTCGTGACTGTCTTCCTCGCCGGCTTGGCCACCTTCACGGTGTTTCCGGCCATAACCGATGTAACCATGGTAGCACTTTGCCCTGGTCAAGATGAGTGCTCACTCGCCATTTACCTCTCTGGATTCCAGCAAGCC ATAATAGGAGTGGGATCGGTTGTGATTACTCCACTAATTGGGAATCTGTCCGATCAGTATGGAAGGAAGGCTATGCTCACAATTCCTTTGACTATCTCTATCATTCCTTTAG CTATATTGGCATACAGCAGGGAAACCAATTTCTTTTACGCGTACTTCGTTTTAAGGACTCTTACTGCTATGGTCACCGATGGTGGACTCAACTGTCTCGCTCTTGCTTATGTG GCAGACAACATTTCAGAGAGTCGACGGGCAGCAGCATTTGGAATTCTATCTGGCATATTCCTAGCCTCCTTTGTCTGTGGAACCTTAGCTGCTCGTTTGCTCTCCACTTCTTTGTCATTTCAG GTTGCTGCATTTGTGTCTATGCTAGCTGCTGTGTACATGAGAATTTTTCTGAAGGATAAAGCACTAGATGGTGAAAATTTAACTCGGCCATTCTTGAAGAGTGGATCTGATGACGCTCATCAAGTTGATGGTGATTTACCCAAGAAGCCACCAGTATTCAAGAAGATTCTAACAGTTGGTGATATTATTTCCTTGCTGAAGTGTAG TGCAACATTTTCGCAAGCAGCAGTTGTCACATTCTTCCATAGTCTTGCAGAAGGAGGAATGCAAGCTTCTTCAATG TACTACTGGAAGGCGCGTTTTCACTTCAACAAAAATCAATATGCTGATCTACTGCTTCTTGCTGGAGTTGCAGGAGTGGTATCACAG CTGATTATCATGCCTTTGTTGACACCTTTTATATCAGAGGAAAAACTGCTTTCAATAGGCCTCTTTATGGGCTTCATCAAT ATGTTTCTCTACAGCATATCATGGTCAATTTGG GTTCCATATGCAGCTACTGCATTAGCCGTTTTCATCGTTTTCGTGCTTCCATCC TTACGCACCATTACATCCAAACAAGTTGGCCCCAATGAGCAG GGAAAGGCTCAGGGATGCATTTCAAGCATAAGTTCCTGTGCCAACATCATTTCCCCCTTAATTTTCAGTCCTTTGACAG CTTTATTCCTGTCCGAAGATGCACCTTTTAAATTCCCTGGTTTCAGTATGTTATGCATCGGATTTGCATTG ATGATTGCATTCATTCAAAGTGTTATGATAAAGGCTGCTAGTCCAATTCCAGTTCACAACAACAACAATGATGTCATGGAGGCCTAG